The following are encoded together in the Pedobacter sp. D749 genome:
- the nuoL gene encoding NADH-quinone oxidoreductase subunit L: protein MAIEQLIWLVPLLPFLGFVINGLGRNSLSKGLVGIIGSGVILTSFIISVVIFFSLQGDTQRSHEVFLFDWISAGALHIPLSFLVDPLSSIMLLIITGIGFLIHLYSTSYMHDDAGFGKFFAYLNLFVFFMLLLVLGSNYIVMFIGWEGVGLCSYLLIGFWYTNNAYASAAKKAFVMNRIGDLGFLLGVFLIFTTFGSVEFAKVFPQAANMLPGNDTLVLITILLFIGACGKSAQLPLFTWLPDAMAGPTPVSALIHAATMVTAGIYMIARSSVLFDLAPLTQHIIAIVGAATALVAAIIALTQTDIKKVLAYSTVSQLGYMFLGLGVGAYTGSFFHVLTHAFFKALLFLGAGSVIHAMHHDQDMRHMGGLRGKLKTTFATMMIGTIAIAGLPPFSGFFSKDEILAHAFQASPILWGVGVLTAFLTAFYMFRMMFLTFSGKYRGTHHEESHIHESPAAMTLPLIILAVLAAIGGAINLPHVFGGNEWLAHWLAGAGVAQHELDLSHTTEYSLMGVSVASAVIALLFAYTRYVKGARVPVADEAPRSPLAKLSYNKFYLDEIYDFIITKPLDALSKFFYRIIDNKFIDGIVNGLGWSTNEASKGVRLLQSGNVGFYIFMMVFGIIALLAYTFYYI from the coding sequence ATGGCAATAGAACAATTGATTTGGTTGGTTCCGTTACTTCCTTTTTTAGGATTTGTAATTAATGGGCTAGGCAGAAACTCTTTATCTAAAGGACTTGTTGGCATCATTGGAAGCGGGGTAATCTTAACCTCCTTTATTATCAGCGTAGTTATTTTCTTTAGTTTACAAGGCGATACACAAAGATCTCACGAAGTATTTTTATTCGATTGGATCAGTGCAGGCGCATTACACATTCCATTATCTTTCCTGGTTGATCCATTAAGTTCAATCATGCTTTTGATCATCACTGGAATTGGTTTCCTGATCCATTTATATTCCACCAGCTATATGCATGATGATGCAGGGTTTGGTAAGTTTTTCGCTTATCTGAATCTTTTTGTGTTCTTTATGCTTTTATTGGTATTGGGCTCTAATTACATTGTCATGTTCATCGGTTGGGAAGGTGTTGGTTTATGCTCATACTTATTAATCGGTTTCTGGTATACCAATAATGCTTATGCATCAGCAGCTAAAAAAGCTTTTGTAATGAACCGTATTGGTGATTTAGGCTTTTTGTTGGGGGTATTCTTAATCTTTACCACTTTTGGTAGTGTAGAATTTGCTAAAGTTTTCCCTCAGGCTGCAAATATGTTGCCTGGTAATGATACGCTGGTTTTAATCACCATTTTGTTATTTATCGGTGCCTGTGGTAAATCGGCTCAATTGCCATTGTTTACCTGGTTGCCAGATGCCATGGCCGGACCAACGCCAGTTTCAGCTTTAATCCACGCTGCAACGATGGTTACCGCTGGTATCTATATGATTGCGCGTTCAAGCGTATTGTTCGATCTTGCGCCGCTTACTCAGCACATTATTGCCATTGTAGGTGCAGCAACTGCTTTAGTTGCAGCAATTATCGCCTTAACACAAACTGATATTAAAAAAGTATTGGCTTATTCAACGGTGTCTCAATTGGGATATATGTTTTTGGGTCTTGGCGTTGGCGCTTATACAGGTTCGTTTTTCCATGTATTAACCCATGCATTCTTTAAAGCTTTATTATTCTTGGGTGCAGGTTCAGTTATCCATGCCATGCACCATGATCAGGATATGCGCCACATGGGTGGATTAAGGGGAAAACTTAAAACTACTTTTGCCACCATGATGATCGGTACTATTGCTATTGCAGGTTTACCACCGTTCTCGGGTTTCTTCTCAAAGGATGAAATTTTAGCACATGCTTTCCAGGCGAGTCCGATTTTATGGGGAGTAGGGGTATTAACCGCATTCTTAACCGCATTTTACATGTTCAGAATGATGTTTTTAACCTTTTCTGGTAAATACCGTGGAACACATCACGAGGAAAGCCACATACACGAATCGCCAGCAGCGATGACTTTACCTTTAATCATCTTAGCTGTACTTGCTGCAATTGGTGGAGCAATTAATCTTCCTCATGTTTTTGGTGGAAACGAGTGGTTAGCACATTGGCTAGCGGGAGCAGGTGTTGCACAACACGAATTAGATTTAAGCCATACTACAGAATATTCGTTAATGGGTGTTTCGGTAGCATCAGCTGTAATAGCTTTATTATTTGCTTACACCAGATATGTAAAGGGAGCACGCGTTCCTGTTGCTGATGAAGCGCCACGTTCGCCATTGGCAAAATTATCTTATAATAAATTTTACCTGGATGAGATTTATGATTTCATCATCACTAAACCTTTAGATGCATTGTCGAAATTCTTTTACAGAATCATTGATAATAAATTTATCGATGGAATTGTGAACGGACTAGGATGGAGCACAAACGAAGCCAGTAAAGGTGTACGTTTGTTACAGAGTGGAAACGTAGGTTTCTATATATTTATGATGGTATTTGGTATCATCGCATTGCTTGCATATACATTTTATTACATATAA
- the nuoK gene encoding NADH-quinone oxidoreductase subunit NuoK: MENLFTQAAGVPLNHYIYLSAIIFSIGVIGVLTRRNAIVIFMSVELMLNAVNLLLTAFSVHSNDPSGQVFVFFIMALAAAEVAVGLAIIVMVYRNTKSIDINVLNRLKW; the protein is encoded by the coding sequence ATGGAAAATTTATTCACACAAGCAGCAGGCGTTCCGCTAAATCACTACATCTATTTAAGTGCCATTATTTTTTCTATTGGCGTAATAGGTGTACTTACCCGTAGAAATGCCATCGTAATTTTTATGTCGGTTGAGCTGATGCTTAATGCCGTTAATTTACTTTTAACTGCGTTTTCGGTTCATAGCAACGATCCATCCGGACAGGTTTTCGTATTTTTCATTATGGCATTGGCAGCTGCAGAGGTTGCAGTAGGCTTAGCCATCATCGTAATGGTTTACAGAAATACGAAATCGATAGATATTAATGTTTTAAATCGCCTTAAGTGGTAA
- a CDS encoding NADH-quinone oxidoreductase subunit J, protein MSTQVFYFVATLSIIFSLLVIFAKNPIHSVLYLILTFFTFTVHYVLLNAQFLAVVNFIVYMGAIMVLFLFVLMLLNLNNETEPSKSPLIKIVGVIAGGCLVVTLIGSLKSASITSPLILKNPGLGLVENLGKELFGPFLLPFELSSLLLLAAMVGAVLLSKRDEVEA, encoded by the coding sequence ATGAGTACACAAGTATTCTATTTCGTAGCCACATTAAGTATCATCTTTTCGCTGCTGGTGATTTTTGCAAAAAATCCAATCCACAGTGTATTGTACTTAATCCTTACCTTTTTTACTTTCACTGTTCACTATGTGCTTTTAAACGCACAGTTTTTGGCAGTAGTAAACTTTATTGTTTACATGGGCGCAATTATGGTACTCTTCCTTTTTGTACTGATGCTGCTTAACCTGAACAACGAAACCGAACCAAGTAAATCTCCATTGATCAAGATTGTAGGCGTAATTGCAGGTGGGTGTTTGGTAGTAACTTTAATTGGTTCTTTAAAATCGGCAAGTATTACCAGTCCATTAATTTTGAAAAATCCAGGATTGGGATTGGTAGAAAATCTGGGCAAGGAGCTTTTTGGGCCATTCTTATTGCCATTCGAATTGTCATCTCTATTACTATTGGCAGCAATGGTTGGAGCCGTTTTATTATCTAAAAGAGATGAGGTAGAAGCATAA
- a CDS encoding NADH-quinone oxidoreductase subunit I, which yields MESLSNKKKVLEQKPLSFMERMYLPAIAKGMGITISHLFKKEATIRYPEVEREFSTNFRGMHSLKRDENGKERCTACGLCALSCPAEAITMIAAERKPEEKDLYREEKYAATYEINMLRCIFCGLCEEACPKEAIYLDGPIVPADYLRKDFIYGKDKLVEAPLEMKK from the coding sequence ATGGAATCATTAAGTAATAAGAAAAAAGTACTGGAACAAAAGCCATTGAGCTTTATGGAAAGGATGTACCTACCAGCAATTGCTAAAGGTATGGGCATTACCATCAGTCACTTATTTAAAAAAGAGGCTACTATAAGATATCCTGAAGTAGAACGCGAATTCTCTACCAACTTTAGGGGGATGCATTCGCTAAAACGCGATGAGAATGGTAAAGAACGCTGTACTGCATGTGGTTTATGTGCTTTATCTTGTCCTGCTGAAGCCATTACCATGATTGCCGCTGAACGCAAACCTGAGGAGAAAGATTTATACCGCGAAGAAAAATATGCAGCAACTTACGAAATCAATATGTTACGCTGTATTTTCTGTGGATTATGTGAAGAAGCTTGCCCTAAAGAAGCAATTTACTTAGATGGACCGATTGTACCTGCTGATTATTTACGGAAAGATTTTATTTACGGAAAAGATAAGCTGGTAGAAGCACCATTAGAAATGAAAAAATAA
- the nuoH gene encoding NADH-quinone oxidoreductase subunit NuoH — protein MDSAFVIEKFILVAVIFGISLVIAMYSTYAERKVAAYLQDRLGPDRAGPFGILQPLADGLKMFMKEEIIPTSSNRFLFIAGPGLALLCACIGTAVIPWGSPVLIAGKTVSLQVADINVGVLYIFGVVSLGVYGVMIGGWASNNKYSLLSAIRAASQNISYEIAMGLSIIALLLMTNTLSLKEIVDQQHGWRWNVLYQPLGFLIFMVCSFAETNRAPFDLPECETELIGGYHTEYSSMKLGFYLFAEYINMFVSSAVMAALYWGGYNYPGMDSMAVWLGPTWAPLFGTAVFFAKICAFIFFFMWVRWTIPRFRYDQLMNLGWKGLIPLAIANIIITGVVIAIIEKF, from the coding sequence ATGGATAGCGCTTTTGTTATAGAAAAATTTATCCTGGTAGCTGTAATTTTCGGCATCAGTTTAGTTATTGCCATGTATTCTACTTATGCAGAACGTAAGGTTGCTGCATATTTACAAGATCGTTTAGGACCAGATAGAGCTGGCCCATTTGGTATTTTACAACCATTGGCCGATGGCTTAAAAATGTTTATGAAAGAGGAAATTATTCCAACCTCATCAAACCGGTTTTTATTTATCGCTGGTCCGGGTTTAGCTTTACTCTGCGCCTGTATTGGTACTGCAGTTATTCCATGGGGTAGCCCTGTTTTAATTGCAGGTAAAACAGTTTCTTTACAAGTTGCGGATATCAATGTTGGTGTTTTATACATTTTCGGAGTAGTTTCTTTAGGTGTTTATGGTGTAATGATTGGTGGTTGGGCATCCAACAACAAATATTCTTTGTTGAGTGCCATTCGTGCAGCGTCACAGAATATCAGTTATGAAATTGCAATGGGATTATCGATCATCGCTTTGCTTTTAATGACGAATACCTTAAGCTTAAAAGAAATTGTTGATCAGCAACATGGCTGGAGATGGAATGTGTTATATCAACCACTAGGGTTTTTAATCTTTATGGTTTGCTCATTTGCCGAAACCAACCGTGCGCCATTCGATTTACCTGAATGTGAAACAGAATTAATTGGTGGTTACCATACAGAATACTCTTCAATGAAATTAGGTTTTTACCTATTTGCGGAGTATATCAATATGTTTGTATCATCGGCGGTAATGGCAGCTTTATACTGGGGTGGTTACAATTACCCTGGTATGGATTCGATGGCAGTATGGTTAGGTCCAACCTGGGCACCACTTTTTGGAACAGCAGTTTTCTTTGCTAAAATATGTGCTTTCATCTTTTTCTTTATGTGGGTACGTTGGACAATCCCTCGTTTCCGTTACGATCAATTGATGAATTTAGGTTGGAAAGGTTTAATACCTTTGGCTATTGCCAATATTATAATAACAGGTGTTGTGATTGCGATTATTGAGAAGTTTTAA
- a CDS encoding 2Fe-2S iron-sulfur cluster-binding protein, protein MSEKVKVTIDGITVEVDNGTTILNAARQIGGDIVPPAMCYYSKLEGSGGKCRTCIVKVTKGSEKDPRPMPKLVASCRTTVMDGMEVLNITSPEVLEARAGVVEILLINHPLDCPVCDQAGECDLQNLGYEHGLQKTRYEFERRTFERIDIGDKIQLHMNRCILCYRCVFTADQITNKRVHGILNRGDHSEISTYITQAVDNDFSGNVIDVCPVGALTDKTFRFKNRVWFTKPVDAHRDCDHEKCNGKVTLWYKGADVLRVTARKDQFGEVEEFICNTCRFDKKATADWVIEHPTHIDDTSVIASNHYETLKPLHVIQPNEALQAANEIELHKTVKY, encoded by the coding sequence ATGAGTGAAAAAGTTAAGGTTACGATAGATGGGATAACAGTAGAGGTTGATAACGGAACAACCATTCTGAATGCTGCAAGGCAGATCGGAGGTGATATTGTTCCGCCAGCTATGTGCTATTATTCTAAGTTAGAAGGAAGTGGTGGCAAATGCCGTACCTGTATCGTTAAGGTAACAAAAGGTTCGGAAAAAGATCCTCGCCCGATGCCTAAGTTGGTGGCTTCTTGTCGCACAACCGTAATGGATGGGATGGAAGTGCTTAACATTACTTCACCAGAAGTTTTGGAAGCACGTGCAGGCGTTGTGGAGATTTTATTGATTAATCACCCTTTAGATTGCCCTGTTTGTGATCAGGCAGGAGAGTGCGATTTGCAGAATTTGGGCTACGAACATGGCTTGCAAAAAACACGTTATGAGTTTGAACGCCGTACTTTTGAACGTATCGATATAGGTGATAAGATCCAGTTGCACATGAACCGTTGTATCTTGTGCTACCGTTGTGTTTTCACTGCCGATCAGATTACGAACAAACGTGTTCATGGTATCTTAAACCGTGGCGATCATTCTGAAATTTCTACTTACATCACCCAGGCTGTTGATAACGATTTCTCAGGAAATGTAATCGATGTTTGCCCTGTAGGTGCTTTAACCGATAAAACTTTCCGTTTCAAAAACCGTGTTTGGTTTACCAAACCAGTTGATGCACACCGCGATTGCGATCACGAAAAATGCAATGGTAAAGTAACACTTTGGTATAAAGGAGCAGATGTTTTACGTGTTACGGCCCGTAAAGATCAGTTTGGAGAAGTAGAAGAATTTATTTGCAATACTTGCCGCTTCGATAAAAAAGCAACTGCTGATTGGGTAATTGAACATCCAACGCACATTGATGATACTTCGGTAATTGCATCAAACCACTACGAAACATTAAAACCTTTGCACGTAATTCAGCCAAATGAGGCGTTACAGGCTGCAAATGAAATTGAATTACATAAAACAGTTAAATACTAA
- the nuoF gene encoding NADH-quinone oxidoreductase subunit NuoF: MSRKLLLEHINVPGINTLEVYRQKGGYRAVEKALKTLTPEEIVEEVKKSGLRGRGGAGFPTGMKWSFLAKPEGVARYLVCNADESEPGTFKDRYLMTYIPHALIEGMIVSSFALGAKVSYIYVRGEMMPQIRILEKAIAEAKAAGWLGKNILGTGYDLELYVQPGGGAYICGEETALLESLEGKRGNPRIKPPFPAIAGLYGCPTVVNNVESIAAVVPIINDGGDEYAKIGIGRSTGTKLISASGNLVKPGVYEIELGLPVEEFIYSDEYCGGIANGKRLKATVAGGSSVPILPANLTLKYANGEPRLMSYESLSEGGFATGTMMGSGGFIAFDEDQCIVRNTWNFSRFYHHESCGQCSPCREGTGWMEKVLHKIEHGHGKMEDVDLLWDIQRKIEGNTICPLGDAAAWPVASAIRHFRDEFEWHIKEPVKSQSQNYGIANYATPIEKAPVAEEK, translated from the coding sequence ATGAGCCGTAAATTACTACTTGAGCATATAAATGTACCGGGCATCAATACACTTGAAGTCTATCGCCAAAAAGGCGGGTATCGTGCTGTGGAAAAAGCCCTGAAAACTTTAACACCTGAAGAGATTGTTGAAGAGGTTAAAAAATCAGGCTTACGCGGTCGCGGTGGTGCGGGTTTCCCAACGGGGATGAAATGGAGCTTTTTGGCTAAACCTGAAGGTGTTGCACGTTATTTGGTGTGTAATGCTGATGAGTCTGAGCCAGGAACTTTTAAAGACCGTTATTTAATGACTTACATCCCTCATGCTTTAATTGAGGGAATGATTGTTTCGAGTTTCGCTTTAGGTGCAAAGGTTTCTTATATCTATGTACGCGGCGAAATGATGCCGCAGATCCGCATTTTAGAAAAAGCAATTGCTGAAGCTAAAGCTGCCGGATGGTTGGGCAAAAATATTTTAGGAACAGGTTACGATTTAGAATTATATGTTCAGCCAGGTGGTGGCGCTTACATTTGCGGTGAGGAAACTGCTTTGTTAGAATCGCTTGAAGGCAAAAGAGGTAATCCACGTATTAAACCACCATTTCCGGCAATTGCAGGTTTGTATGGTTGTCCAACTGTGGTGAATAATGTTGAATCGATTGCTGCTGTTGTTCCAATTATCAATGATGGTGGAGATGAATATGCTAAAATTGGTATCGGTAGAAGTACAGGTACAAAATTAATATCTGCATCCGGTAATTTGGTGAAACCAGGCGTGTATGAAATTGAATTAGGTTTACCAGTAGAAGAGTTTATTTATTCAGACGAGTATTGTGGCGGTATTGCCAATGGTAAACGTTTAAAGGCAACGGTTGCAGGTGGATCATCTGTGCCTATCTTGCCTGCTAATTTAACCTTGAAATATGCCAACGGCGAACCTCGTTTAATGAGTTACGAATCGTTATCAGAAGGTGGATTTGCTACCGGAACCATGATGGGTTCTGGCGGTTTTATTGCTTTTGATGAAGATCAGTGTATTGTTCGCAATACCTGGAATTTCTCCCGTTTTTATCATCATGAAAGCTGTGGACAATGTTCGCCTTGCCGTGAAGGTACTGGATGGATGGAAAAAGTGTTGCATAAAATCGAACATGGTCATGGTAAAATGGAAGATGTAGATTTACTGTGGGATATCCAACGCAAAATTGAAGGTAATACCATTTGTCCATTAGGTGATGCAGCAGCCTGGCCAGTAGCCAGTGCAATCCGTCACTTCAGAGATGAATTTGAATGGCACATTAAAGAACCTGTTAAAAGCCAGAGCCAAAATTACGGTATTGCAAATTATGCAACACCGATTGAAAAAGCTCCGGTAGCGGAAGAGAAATAA
- the nuoE gene encoding NAD(P)H-dependent oxidoreductase subunit E has translation MLKVEEQTPVVFSSELLAKFDEVKGRYPADKSKSALLPLLHLVQAEYLWVSTPAMDKVAEYLNIQPIEVYEVATFYTMYFLKPQGKYALEVCRTGPCCLVGAEKILSHLENRLGVKEGEVTADGLFSFRGVECLAACGYGPVLQISPEYTFYENLTEASVDKLIEDLKNK, from the coding sequence ATGCTTAAAGTAGAAGAACAAACACCTGTAGTGTTTTCATCAGAATTGCTGGCCAAATTTGATGAAGTTAAAGGCCGTTATCCGGCAGATAAAAGCAAATCAGCATTGTTGCCACTTTTGCACCTGGTACAGGCTGAATACCTTTGGGTAAGTACACCAGCGATGGATAAAGTTGCCGAATATTTAAATATTCAGCCAATTGAAGTTTATGAAGTGGCCACATTTTATACCATGTACTTTTTAAAACCACAAGGTAAATATGCTTTAGAGGTTTGCCGTACCGGCCCTTGTTGCCTGGTTGGTGCCGAAAAAATATTAAGCCACCTGGAAAACAGGTTAGGTGTTAAAGAAGGTGAAGTTACTGCCGATGGTTTATTCAGCTTTAGAGGAGTTGAATGTTTAGCTGCCTGCGGTTACGGACCGGTGTTGCAAATAAGCCCGGAATATACTTTCTACGAAAACCTGACTGAAGCAAGTGTAGATAAATTGATTGAAGATTTGAAAAATAAATAA
- a CDS encoding NADH-quinone oxidoreductase subunit D, with protein sequence MNHNHPVFTDNDPQSELVTLNLGPTHPATHGVFQNVLQLDGERIVSGVSTIGYIHRAFEKIAEHRPFYQITPLTDRLNYCSSPINNMGWHMTVEKLLNIQMPKRVDYLRVIIMELSRIADHIICNTIIGQDTGATTTFLYLFQFREHIYEIFEEVCGARLTTNIGRIGGFERDFNDIAFAKIDKFLKEFPKALKEFENLLTRNRIFIDRTAGVAEVTKETALEYSWTGPLLRATGVDYDVRVSDPYSSYQDFDFEVPVGTSGDIYDRYLVRNEEMWQSIRIIEQALVKLKTEPKGIFHADVPEFYLPPKQEVYNNMEALIYHFKIVMGEIDAPKAEVYHAVEGGNGELGFYLINDGGRTPYRLHFRRPSFINYQMFAPMSEGMLLSDAIINMSSMNIIAGELDA encoded by the coding sequence ATGAATCATAACCATCCGGTATTTACAGATAACGACCCGCAAAGTGAGCTGGTAACCTTAAACTTAGGTCCAACGCACCCTGCAACACACGGCGTTTTTCAAAACGTTTTGCAATTAGATGGTGAACGTATTGTAAGCGGCGTTTCTACCATCGGGTACATTCACCGTGCTTTCGAAAAGATTGCCGAGCATCGCCCATTTTATCAGATTACCCCACTTACAGACCGTTTAAACTATTGCTCTTCCCCTATTAATAATATGGGATGGCACATGACGGTTGAGAAGTTGTTAAATATTCAAATGCCGAAACGTGTAGATTATCTTCGGGTAATCATTATGGAACTTTCGCGTATTGCCGATCACATTATCTGTAATACGATTATTGGTCAGGATACGGGAGCTACTACCACTTTCTTATACCTTTTTCAGTTTCGCGAACACATTTACGAAATCTTCGAAGAAGTTTGTGGGGCACGTTTAACAACAAATATTGGACGTATTGGTGGTTTCGAAAGGGATTTCAATGATATCGCATTTGCTAAAATCGATAAGTTTTTAAAAGAGTTCCCTAAAGCATTAAAAGAGTTCGAAAATCTGTTAACACGTAACCGTATTTTTATTGACAGAACGGCTGGTGTTGCAGAGGTAACTAAAGAAACTGCTTTAGAATATAGCTGGACGGGTCCGTTATTACGTGCTACTGGTGTAGATTATGATGTTCGTGTAAGCGATCCATATTCTTCTTATCAGGATTTCGATTTTGAGGTTCCGGTAGGCACAAGTGGAGATATTTACGACAGGTATTTAGTGCGTAACGAGGAAATGTGGCAAAGTATCCGCATTATCGAACAAGCGCTTGTGAAGTTAAAAACAGAACCAAAAGGTATTTTCCATGCCGATGTTCCTGAATTTTACCTTCCTCCAAAACAAGAAGTTTACAATAATATGGAAGCATTAATCTATCACTTCAAAATTGTGATGGGTGAGATTGATGCCCCAAAAGCAGAAGTTTATCATGCTGTAGAAGGCGGAAATGGTGAATTAGGATTTTATCTGATTAATGATGGAGGCCGTACACCATATCGTTTACACTTCCGCAGACCAAGTTTTATAAACTACCAGATGTTTGCACCAATGAGCGAAGGCATGTTGTTGTCTGATGCCATTATCAACATGAGTAGTATGAATATTATTGCAGGAGAATTAGATGCTTAA
- a CDS encoding NADH-quinone oxidoreductase subunit C produces MEETTLNNDIHVKLTEKFGEKVTAVSEPYGLLTFVTYKDVIINVLSHLKEELKFNFLTDITAVHYPGKDHGIAVVYHLHNMVEKVRVRIKVFISEQNPTIPTATTVWKGANWMERETYDLFGVKFEGHPDLRRILNMDDLGVHPMLKQYPLEDPNRVDKKDEFFGR; encoded by the coding sequence ATGGAAGAAACGACACTAAATAACGATATCCACGTTAAGCTAACTGAAAAGTTTGGCGAAAAAGTTACTGCCGTTTCTGAGCCTTATGGTTTACTAACCTTTGTAACTTATAAAGATGTGATCATCAATGTGCTTTCGCATCTTAAAGAAGAATTAAAATTCAATTTCCTTACTGATATCACAGCAGTTCACTATCCAGGTAAAGACCACGGTATTGCTGTTGTTTACCATCTGCATAACATGGTAGAGAAAGTCAGGGTCAGGATTAAGGTTTTCATTTCAGAGCAAAATCCAACTATCCCTACAGCGACAACCGTTTGGAAAGGTGCCAACTGGATGGAACGCGAAACTTACGATTTGTTCGGGGTTAAATTTGAAGGTCACCCGGATTTACGCCGTATTTTAAATATGGATGATTTAGGTGTTCACCCGATGCTGAAGCAATATCCATTGGAAGATCCGAACAGAGTAGATAAAAAAGACGAATTTTTTGGAAGGTAA